Below is a window of Streptomyces sp. ITFR-16 DNA.
AGCAGGCGCTCTCCTACCGCTGCGAGGTGGCACGGTCCCTCTCGGGCTGGCCGGTCTCCGTCTCCTACTGGGGCGCGGTGCCCCAGAGCCGGGCGCCCCAACTGGCCAAGAGCATCAGCCAGATCCGGGAGATCCGGCTCTGCGCCTCGCTGACCGGTCCGCACAACCTGCTCCTGGCGGCCTGGCTGCGCTCGGTCGACGACATCGGCACCTTCGAGTCCCGGCTCGCCGCCCGCCACCCCGAACTGACGGTGGCGGACCGGGCGATCACGCTCTGGCCGATGAAGCTCGCCGGCCATCTCCTCGACCCCCAGGGCCGCCACCTGCGTGCGGTCCCGCTCAGCAGCTGGCTCGCCCCGGAGTCGGACACCGCGGAGGCATCCCTCCTCGCCCGGCTCCGTACGCCACCGGCCTGACCCGCGTCACCGCGGCCCCGGGCCGACCTCGACGCCGTACTGGAACGCGTCGCCGCCCGGCCCGGGGCCCACTGACCCCGCCCCGGTCACACTGGAGGTCTCCGGCGGACCGGGTCCGGTCCGCCGCCGAGCGGGAGGTACAGGCACATGACGGAACCCGACCCCGGGCTCTTCGGGCCCGCATCGGTCACCTGGCAGCTGCACGGCGACCCGATGATGTGGGTCGCCGGAGTGCGCGCCCTGTACCTCCAGGCCCTCCATCCGCTCGCGGTGCGCGGGGTGATGCAGAACTCCGACTTCCGCAAGGACGCCTGGGGGAGGCTGATGCGCACGGCGGGGTTCGTCGGGACCATCACCTACGGCACCACCGAGGCCGCCGAGAAGGCCGGCGCCCGGGTCCGCCGGATCCACCGCCTGCTGAAGGCCACCGACCCGTCGACCGGGCGGACCTACGGCGTCGACGACCCCGAACTGCTCCTGTGGGTGCACTGCGCCGAGGTCGACTCCTACCTCCAGGTCGAGCGGCGCTCCGGCTACCCGCTCACCGGCGCCCAGGCCGACCGGTACATCGGTGAACACCGGCACAGCGCCCGGCTCGTCGGCCTCGACCCGGACCGGGTGCCCGCGACGGCCGCGCAACTGGCCGCGTACTTCGAGGAGGTGCGGCCGCACCTCGCGTGCTCCCCGGACGCGCGGGACGTGGACGACTTCCTGCGCAGGCCGCCCGTCCCCCCGCTGCTCGTGCCGGCGCGCGCCCTGCTGTGGCGGCGCGTCGCGACCCTCGCCTACCAGTCGCTGCCGCCGTTCGCCCATGAGCTGTACGGCAGGCCCGTGCCGCCGCCCGCCGCCGTGGACCGCCGGCTGCGCGCCACGGGAACGGTCCTGCGCGCGATCCCCTCCCGGCTGCGCTGGCGTCTTCCGCCCGGTCACATTGTGAACGCGATGGCACGCCTCGGACCCGGCAGCCGCCCCACCCCGTACAAACTGAAGAGGCAGGCAGCCATACTGGACGCGCCGGGGAGGGCGCGGCGCAAGCAGGCGGAGTGACGGGGGCGACAGCGGGGATGGCGGAAACCAGGCTGATCCAGAGCCGGTACCGACTGCTCGATCTGATCGGGCGCGGAGGCATGGGCGAGGTGTGGCGCGCCCGCGACGAAGCGCTCGGCCGCCAGGTCGCCGTCAAGTGCCTCAAACCCATGAGCCCCGAGCACGACCAGGACTTCAACCGCATCGTGCGCGAACGGTTCCGCCGCGAGGCCCGGGTCGCCGCCGCGCTCCAGCACCGGGGCGTCACCGTCGTCCACGACTTCGGCGAGTACGAAGGGGTGCTCTACCTGGTGATGGAGCTGCTGGACGGCCGCAACCTCAGCCAGCTCCTGGAGGACAACGCCCAGCACCCGCTGCCGGTGGACGACATCGTCGACATCGCCGAACAGGTCGCCGACGCCCTGGGCTACACCCACCAGCAGGGCATCATCCACCGCGACCTCAAGCCCGCCAACATCATGCGGCTGTCCGACGGGACGGTGAAGATCTGCGACTTCGGCATCGCCCGGCTCGGCCACGACATCCCGGTCACCTCCCGCCTCACCGGTGTCGGCGTCGCCATGGGCACCCCGCACTACATGTCGCCGGAACAGATCAGCGGCGGCCAGGTCGACCACCGCAGCGACCTCTACTCGCTGGGCTGCGTGCTGTACGAGATCGCCACCGGCGCCCCGCCCTTCGACCTCGACGACGCCTGGGGCATCCTCGTCGGCCACCGCGACACCCCGCCCGAGCCGCTGCGCTCCCACCGCGCCGAACTGCCCGGCTTCTTCGACCGCGTCGTGCTGGAACTGCTTGCCAAGACCCCGGACGAGCGGCCTGCCGACGCGGACGACCTGCGCCGCCGCATCTCCGTCGGCCGCACCGGCGAACAGCTCCGCCCGGAGCCGACCGGACTGGTGCCGCTCGCCCCGCCCGTCCCCGTCGTGCTGCCCGGCCGGACACCGGGGACCGGCCCCCGGCTGCCCGGGTGGGCGCAGCGCATGACCAGCGGCCACAAGGCGACGGGCGGGGCCCGGCTGCCGCTGGCACCGCCCGACCACTCGGCGGGCCTGACCGGCGCGTGGACCACCGGCGCCGCCTCACCGCCGGCCGGGACCGTCCGGCCCACGCCCGCGCCGGAACTCCTCGCGGTGCTCGCCGGCCGCCACAGCGCCGGCCTCAACCTGGGCCGGCTCGGACACTGGGAGGAGGCGGGCGAGGTCCATCGCTCGGTCGCAGCCGAGCGCGAACAGGCCCTCGGACCCGACCACCCCGACACCCTCTCCAGCCGCTACGAGGTCGGCTTCACGCTCAGCCGGACCGGCCGCGCGGCCGACGCGCTGAAGGAGTTCGCCCGGGTCACCGAGGGCCGCGAACGGGTCCTGGGCCCCGACCACGCGGACACCCTCGCCGCCCGGCAGGAGATGGCGTACGTCCTGGGCCGGCTCGGCCGCCACTTCGAGGCCCATCAGCTCTACGCCGCCGTCCTC
It encodes the following:
- a CDS encoding oxygenase MpaB family protein, encoding MTEPDPGLFGPASVTWQLHGDPMMWVAGVRALYLQALHPLAVRGVMQNSDFRKDAWGRLMRTAGFVGTITYGTTEAAEKAGARVRRIHRLLKATDPSTGRTYGVDDPELLLWVHCAEVDSYLQVERRSGYPLTGAQADRYIGEHRHSARLVGLDPDRVPATAAQLAAYFEEVRPHLACSPDARDVDDFLRRPPVPPLLVPARALLWRRVATLAYQSLPPFAHELYGRPVPPPAAVDRRLRATGTVLRAIPSRLRWRLPPGHIVNAMARLGPGSRPTPYKLKRQAAILDAPGRARRKQAE
- a CDS encoding serine/threonine-protein kinase: MAETRLIQSRYRLLDLIGRGGMGEVWRARDEALGRQVAVKCLKPMSPEHDQDFNRIVRERFRREARVAAALQHRGVTVVHDFGEYEGVLYLVMELLDGRNLSQLLEDNAQHPLPVDDIVDIAEQVADALGYTHQQGIIHRDLKPANIMRLSDGTVKICDFGIARLGHDIPVTSRLTGVGVAMGTPHYMSPEQISGGQVDHRSDLYSLGCVLYEIATGAPPFDLDDAWGILVGHRDTPPEPLRSHRAELPGFFDRVVLELLAKTPDERPADADDLRRRISVGRTGEQLRPEPTGLVPLAPPVPVVLPGRTPGTGPRLPGWAQRMTSGHKATGGARLPLAPPDHSAGLTGAWTTGAASPPAGTVRPTPAPELLAVLAGRHSAGLNLGRLGHWEEAGEVHRSVAAEREQALGPDHPDTLSSRYEVGFTLSRTGRAADALKEFARVTEGRERVLGPDHADTLAARQEMAYVLGRLGRHFEAHQLYAAVLASRERSMGPDHPDTLRCRHNLAFNLSRLGRLEDSYRIARDVAEARARLLGAAHPDTLVTRYEVGYTLGRLGRWAEALHTYRDVVGARTQTLGPDHPDTLATRYEVGISLGRLGRSAEALELYRALVADRTRVNGPDDPETLRARHGLGVNLGRLARWDEALTEAREVCATRERTLGADHPDTLVSRREVAVALGWLGRWADALTVYRQVAEARTRLLGADHPDTLAGRNDEAHCLEQLGRGPEAVELYREVAALRQQRGVPPH